In a genomic window of Streptomyces pristinaespiralis:
- a CDS encoding mechanosensitive ion channel family protein: MENILRPSAVIGGAVLLTLALGWAVDRVLRRIDDRHPETPLWDMLRRCRLPLQVVVLGALLRGAYRETRWSLVERNETAIGHVLSLVLIGASAWLVTRIVSAVVESSYTRYASSTRDPARVRRVRTQITLIMRIVTAVVAVVAVAAMLLTFPGMEKFGASMLASAGIIGIVAGVAAQSTLGNLFAGFQIAFGDMVRIGDTVVVDGEWGVVEEVTLTFLAVRTWDERRITMPVSYFTSKPFENWSRGGAQMTGTVYFQLDHSAPIPLMREKLQEILAGCKAWDGRDWSLAVTNTTPSTIEVRAVVTAKDADDIWTARCTVREQMIAWLYEKHPYALPRIATAAASLPPDGQWPRQAAPPRKEEIHSNNAGDYTPTDGEAPRTGRG; the protein is encoded by the coding sequence ATGGAGAACATATTGCGCCCCTCGGCCGTCATCGGCGGAGCGGTCCTGCTCACCCTCGCGCTCGGTTGGGCCGTCGACCGCGTACTGCGCCGGATCGACGACCGCCACCCCGAGACCCCCTTGTGGGACATGCTGCGCAGGTGTCGGCTGCCGCTCCAGGTGGTCGTCCTCGGGGCTCTGCTCAGGGGCGCCTACCGGGAGACCCGCTGGTCGCTCGTCGAGCGCAATGAGACGGCCATCGGCCATGTGCTCTCACTGGTCCTGATCGGCGCGAGCGCCTGGCTGGTGACCCGCATCGTGTCCGCCGTCGTGGAGTCCTCGTACACCCGATACGCGTCCTCCACGCGCGACCCGGCCCGGGTCCGCAGGGTGCGGACCCAGATCACGCTGATCATGCGGATCGTCACGGCGGTCGTCGCCGTGGTCGCCGTCGCCGCGATGCTGCTGACGTTCCCCGGCATGGAGAAGTTCGGCGCCTCGATGCTGGCGTCCGCGGGCATCATCGGCATCGTCGCCGGTGTCGCGGCCCAGTCCACCCTGGGCAATCTCTTCGCCGGCTTCCAGATCGCCTTCGGCGACATGGTCCGCATCGGGGACACGGTGGTGGTGGACGGCGAGTGGGGCGTCGTGGAGGAGGTCACCCTCACGTTCCTCGCCGTACGGACCTGGGACGAGCGCCGCATCACCATGCCGGTGTCGTACTTCACGAGCAAGCCGTTCGAGAACTGGTCGCGCGGCGGCGCCCAGATGACCGGCACGGTCTACTTCCAGCTGGACCACTCGGCGCCCATCCCCCTGATGCGCGAGAAGCTCCAGGAGATCCTGGCCGGCTGCAAGGCCTGGGACGGCAGGGACTGGAGCCTGGCCGTGACGAACACCACACCGAGCACGATCGAGGTCCGTGCGGTCGTGACCGCGAAGGACGCCGACGACATCTGGACGGCCCGCTGCACCGTGCGGGAGCAGATGATCGCCTGGCTGTACGAGAAGCATCCGTACGCCCTGCCCCGGATCGCCACCGCCGCGGCCTCTCTGCCGCCGGACGGCCAGTGGCCGCGGCAAGCCGCTCCCCCGCGGAAGGAAGAGATCCACAGCAACAACGCGGGCGACTACACGCCCACGGACGGCGAGGCCCCCCGCACGGGCCGCGGCTGA
- a CDS encoding dienelactone hydrolase family protein → MNVILFHSTFGLRPAVHAAADRLRAAGHEVRVPDLFEGQTAGTVEEGRDLREKIGTDELLRRAIHAAAPYSDQGLVYAGFSLGGALAQNLALGDEKARGLLLLHGTSDIAEGASVDGLPVQLHVADPDPFEPHDWLNTWYLRMQRAGADVEVHRYPGAGHLFTDPDLPDYDETSAEQTWRTALGFLETL, encoded by the coding sequence ATGAACGTCATCCTTTTCCATTCGACCTTCGGTCTGCGCCCCGCGGTGCACGCGGCCGCGGACCGGCTGCGTGCCGCAGGGCACGAGGTGCGCGTGCCCGACCTGTTCGAGGGGCAAACCGCCGGGACCGTCGAGGAAGGCAGAGACCTCAGGGAGAAGATCGGCACGGACGAGCTGCTGCGGCGGGCGATCCACGCCGCCGCGCCCTACTCGGACCAGGGGTTGGTCTACGCGGGGTTCTCGCTCGGCGGGGCCCTCGCGCAGAATCTGGCGCTCGGTGACGAGAAGGCGCGCGGGCTGCTGCTCCTCCACGGCACGTCCGACATCGCGGAGGGGGCGAGCGTGGACGGCCTGCCGGTGCAGCTGCACGTCGCGGACCCCGATCCGTTCGAGCCGCACGACTGGCTGAACACCTGGTACCTGCGGATGCAGCGGGCGGGTGCGGACGTGGAGGTGCACCGCTATCCGGGGGCCGGGCATCTGTTCACCGACCCCGATCTGCCCGACTACGACGAGACGTCGGCCGAGCAGACCTGGCGGACGGCCCTCGGGTTCCTGGAGACGCTCTGA